A stretch of the Geovibrio thiophilus genome encodes the following:
- a CDS encoding iron transporter, giving the protein MTKNSSGMRYKAEVASRVLLAVFGGYALSAFVTLWITKFMPFEPRYAATAANMLFYLIYTCAVIWSFANIRTITAWLGICIPAALLGGLLLLPWSVQ; this is encoded by the coding sequence ATGACTAAAAACTCATCGGGAATGCGCTATAAAGCCGAAGTTGCTTCCCGTGTTCTGCTTGCCGTTTTCGGCGGTTACGCTCTTTCGGCTTTTGTTACCTTATGGATAACGAAGTTCATGCCTTTTGAGCCGAGATACGCTGCCACAGCCGCAAACATGCTCTTTTATCTCATTTACACATGTGCAGTCATATGGTCTTTCGCTAACATAAGAACAATAACAGCATGGCTTGGAATCTGCATTCCGGCGGCGCTTCTGGGCGGGCTCCTGCTGCTTCCGTGGAGCGTACAATGA
- a CDS encoding adenosylcobinamide-GDP ribazoletransferase, with protein MMKGFIQALSFLTVIRIRTGGEYRPAAMIPYFAPAGLAIGAGLWAVSHVTDGFFLRPVLMLVYLAAVTGALHLDGFIDTADALFSHRSRERKLEIMKDPHAGSMGIVAVALLLLAKWSAFSQIGGIWLIAVIPAYARFAAVIGMLALPYARKEGLGKMFAEGAGKAALLQIIPFMIAVFWFCGLSFFLWFHFVFIICVLLVLFFYRFSLGGITGDLMGAMIEFIEAALFIFAAL; from the coding sequence ATGATGAAGGGCTTCATTCAGGCTTTATCCTTCCTCACGGTAATCAGAATCAGAACAGGCGGGGAATACAGACCCGCCGCCATGATTCCGTACTTCGCGCCCGCAGGTCTTGCAATCGGTGCGGGTCTGTGGGCAGTGTCACATGTTACGGACGGTTTCTTCCTCCGTCCCGTACTGATGCTGGTCTACCTTGCCGCAGTGACCGGAGCGCTCCACCTCGACGGATTCATAGATACTGCGGACGCCCTCTTCTCCCACCGGAGCCGTGAGCGCAAGCTTGAGATAATGAAAGATCCCCACGCGGGCTCAATGGGTATTGTGGCGGTTGCGCTTCTGCTTCTTGCCAAATGGTCTGCCTTTTCGCAAATCGGCGGCATTTGGCTCATAGCCGTAATACCCGCCTACGCACGCTTTGCAGCGGTGATCGGCATGCTCGCCCTCCCCTATGCACGTAAAGAGGGGCTGGGTAAAATGTTCGCCGAAGGAGCGGGGAAAGCAGCGCTTTTACAGATAATCCCCTTTATGATCGCCGTGTTCTGGTTCTGCGGTCTGTCATTCTTCTTATGGTTTCATTTTGTGTTCATCATATGCGTGCTCCTTGTCCTGTTCTTTTACCGTTTTTCCCTCGGCGGAATCACAGGGGATCTCATGGGTGCGATGATAGAATTTATCGAAGCAGCCCTTTTCATTTTTGCTGCCCTTTAA
- the cbiR gene encoding cobamide remodeling phosphodiesterase CbiR — MRIAAPSFIKRADRITNVRFLQEFVDEVELLYMSSLYEGDEPDPAEVAELAATGMRFNVHMPYDIDLSKKENWAVIERYAELLLPLEAHTHTLHIQKEDSFFEHLINFIAKTDLPVTLENGGDDANLFGLIPNEPVWICADLGHVLHYGGTVEDIIRHWGRDIGLIHLHGSDGMRDHQSLKYIDKNTLRLIKNFAELQELTVCVEVFEENAFLESLDILLSL; from the coding sequence ATGCGCATAGCCGCTCCGTCATTCATAAAAAGGGCAGACCGAATTACAAATGTCCGCTTTCTGCAAGAGTTCGTGGACGAGGTGGAGCTTTTGTACATGTCCAGCCTTTATGAGGGTGACGAACCTGATCCTGCTGAAGTTGCGGAGCTTGCCGCAACGGGAATGCGGTTCAATGTGCACATGCCTTACGATATTGATTTGTCAAAGAAAGAAAACTGGGCTGTGATAGAGCGTTACGCAGAGCTTCTCCTCCCTCTGGAAGCGCATACTCATACACTCCATATACAGAAAGAGGATTCGTTCTTTGAGCATCTGATCAACTTCATAGCGAAGACAGATCTCCCCGTAACACTTGAAAACGGCGGCGATGACGCAAACCTGTTTGGGCTTATTCCCAATGAGCCCGTGTGGATCTGCGCCGACTTAGGGCATGTGCTCCATTACGGCGGAACGGTTGAGGATATAATAAGGCACTGGGGCAGAGACATTGGTCTTATCCACCTGCACGGCTCAGACGGAATGCGTGATCATCAGAGCCTGAAATACATTGATAAGAATACGCTCCGCCTGATTAAAAACTTTGCGGAGCTTCAGGAACTCACAGTCTGCGTTGAGGTCTTTGAGGAGAACGCCTTTCTTGAATCTCTGGACATTCTCCTAAGCCTTTAA
- a CDS encoding PepSY-associated TM helix domain-containing protein, with product MREKFRQSISWLHTWSGLIIGWLLFAIFFTGTYSYFRNEITYWMQPELHGSIPTGSEASMAVNYLERVAPDSPSWSITLPDARNRVVQVVFREQPQQIQAPERPGKERPEGAENTGRQPRDEGRAHTAAEGGDKPDNTKNTQQENATPVRVPMTVHYLDSQTGERIIPRETRGGTFLYRFHVELYGMDRMTGRKIIGAATMVMFIAIISGVIIHKRIFADFFTFRRKKGTRSWTDAHIFTAVLALPYHIMITYSGLVLFMMILLPWNADGMRRMHSHAQPAQTVSYEERVKLTPVEPLIKNAEERLKSKIQRISISNQGKKNMLIEMVPSGRKSITATGRGSGTAVQVAYNGVNGRFMGEAVTSAPNAVAATANVLGSLHLARFADTFTRWLFFISGVLGTAMVGTGLIIWTHKKSKAMNKSFGRKLVEVLNVGGMTGLTAATAVHLWSNRLLPFDLASRANWEIRLFFTAWLLCCLHPLVRPVRKAWTEQLAFCAALYCLLPVLNAFTSKVNLFSAIAQGNAIIAGFDLTVFGFGLLFGYAAWKTSEIEEKKPSAAAQGVH from the coding sequence ATGAGAGAAAAATTCCGTCAGTCAATAAGCTGGCTCCACACATGGAGCGGACTCATAATCGGGTGGCTCCTTTTCGCTATTTTCTTTACTGGAACCTATTCATATTTCAGAAACGAAATAACCTACTGGATGCAGCCTGAGCTTCACGGTTCCATACCCACGGGCAGCGAAGCGTCTATGGCTGTGAATTACCTTGAGAGAGTTGCCCCGGATTCTCCGAGCTGGTCAATAACTCTTCCTGATGCCAGAAACAGGGTGGTTCAGGTTGTCTTCAGAGAACAGCCGCAGCAGATTCAGGCTCCCGAGCGCCCCGGAAAAGAACGCCCCGAAGGCGCTGAAAACACTGGAAGGCAGCCAAGAGACGAAGGACGCGCGCACACGGCGGCAGAAGGCGGCGATAAACCCGACAATACGAAAAACACACAGCAGGAAAACGCAACACCAGTAAGAGTGCCGATGACAGTCCACTATCTGGACTCTCAGACAGGCGAACGCATCATCCCCAGAGAGACAAGGGGAGGAACATTCCTCTACCGCTTCCATGTGGAGCTGTACGGAATGGACAGGATGACCGGACGGAAAATAATCGGAGCCGCCACGATGGTTATGTTCATAGCCATAATCAGCGGCGTAATAATCCATAAACGAATATTTGCGGACTTTTTCACCTTCCGCAGGAAAAAAGGCACGAGATCATGGACAGATGCCCACATCTTCACCGCCGTTCTCGCCCTGCCCTATCATATAATGATCACTTACTCGGGGCTTGTTCTGTTCATGATGATCCTGCTCCCGTGGAACGCAGACGGAATGAGAAGAATGCACAGCCACGCTCAGCCTGCTCAGACTGTCTCATATGAGGAAAGAGTGAAGCTTACGCCTGTAGAACCGCTTATAAAGAATGCCGAGGAACGTCTGAAATCGAAGATTCAGCGTATTTCAATCAGCAATCAGGGAAAAAAGAACATGCTGATTGAAATGGTTCCCTCCGGAAGAAAAAGCATCACCGCAACAGGTAGAGGAAGCGGAACCGCTGTTCAGGTAGCCTATAACGGAGTAAACGGAAGGTTCATGGGCGAAGCGGTAACCTCAGCTCCGAACGCTGTGGCGGCTACAGCAAATGTTCTCGGTTCACTGCATCTTGCCCGATTTGCCGATACATTTACAAGGTGGCTGTTCTTCATCTCCGGAGTTCTCGGAACAGCTATGGTCGGAACGGGGCTCATAATCTGGACACATAAAAAATCAAAAGCCATGAATAAATCATTCGGCAGAAAGCTTGTAGAGGTGCTTAATGTCGGCGGGATGACAGGGCTCACCGCAGCAACTGCCGTTCATCTCTGGTCAAACAGGCTTCTCCCCTTTGACCTTGCATCAAGGGCAAACTGGGAAATACGCCTCTTCTTCACTGCATGGCTTCTCTGCTGCCTCCATCCGCTGGTGAGACCAGTGAGAAAAGCATGGACGGAGCAGCTTGCGTTCTGCGCAGCTCTCTACTGCCTTCTTCCCGTGCTCAACGCATTCACCTCCAAGGTGAACCTGTTCAGCGCCATAGCTCAGGGCAACGCCATAATCGCAGGCTTTGACCTCACTGTTTTCGGCTTCGGTCTTCTCTTCGGCTATGCCGCATGGAAAACATCGGAAATTGAAGAAAAAAAACCTTCAGCCGCTGCTCAGGGGGTGCACTGA
- the cobT gene encoding nicotinate-nucleotide--dimethylbenzimidazole phosphoribosyltransferase codes for MRFQQIVEDIKESNKTVYEKARERTANLIMPPRAMGRLNDISEKLCAIYGNLKPATDKRAVFVMAGDHGIAAKGVSAFPQEVTGQMMGAFMGGMATINALSKAVGVKVFVTDAGTLHSMPDAVISENAEFFQRKVASGTKDFSAEPAMTNEQAKLSILAGYDVTSEQIRRHGLNLVATGDMGIGNTTPSSAIGSVITGETVEMMTGMGSGLTDDRVLNKINMIKQGIEINKPNPKDGLDVLAKVGGFEIGAIAGTIIAAAHHRIPVVIDGIISTAGALIAASIAPKTLDYMIAGHVSEEPGHKLMLRHLGLVPVLDLGMRLGEGTGAVAAMQIIDLAAAVIRDVATFEEAAVSGRDE; via the coding sequence ATGAGATTTCAGCAGATAGTGGAAGACATTAAAGAGAGCAATAAGACGGTTTATGAAAAAGCCCGTGAACGCACCGCAAACCTCATAATGCCGCCGAGAGCCATGGGCAGGCTGAACGATATATCCGAAAAGCTCTGCGCAATTTACGGAAACCTCAAACCCGCAACGGATAAACGTGCCGTATTTGTTATGGCGGGCGACCACGGTATAGCGGCTAAGGGTGTAAGCGCCTTCCCGCAGGAGGTCACGGGTCAGATGATGGGCGCCTTTATGGGCGGCATGGCGACAATAAACGCCCTCTCAAAGGCGGTGGGAGTCAAGGTTTTTGTGACGGACGCAGGCACGCTCCACTCCATGCCGGACGCTGTTATCTCCGAAAACGCCGAGTTTTTTCAGCGTAAAGTCGCTTCAGGAACTAAGGATTTCTCCGCTGAGCCCGCCATGACAAATGAGCAGGCGAAGCTGTCGATCCTCGCCGGATACGACGTTACAAGCGAACAGATCAGAAGACACGGACTGAATCTTGTCGCCACCGGAGACATGGGAATAGGAAACACAACCCCATCCTCCGCCATAGGCAGCGTCATCACCGGAGAAACAGTCGAAATGATGACAGGCATGGGCTCAGGGCTCACCGACGACAGGGTGTTGAACAAAATCAATATGATAAAACAGGGGATAGAGATAAATAAGCCGAACCCTAAAGACGGTCTGGACGTTCTCGCCAAGGTCGGCGGATTTGAGATAGGGGCGATCGCCGGAACCATAATCGCCGCCGCACACCACAGAATCCCCGTTGTGATAGACGGCATAATCTCCACAGCAGGCGCACTTATAGCGGCAAGCATAGCCCCTAAAACCCTTGACTACATGATAGCCGGACACGTCTCAGAGGAACCCGGGCATAAGCTGATGCTCCGCCATCTGGGGCTTGTGCCTGTGCTTGATCTCGGCATGAGGCTCGGCGAAGGCACAGGAGCCGTCGCCGCTATGCAGATAATTGATCTTGCCGCCGCTGTAATCCGTGATGTAGCAACCTTTGAGGAGGCAGCCGTCTCCGGCAGGGATGAATGA
- the cobI gene encoding precorrin-2 C(20)-methyltransferase — translation MIIYGIGLGPGDPELVTVKAVKTLEKSDIVIVPQSDKTGRSIAGDIVKNYVPEEKILWYYFPMTGNKADLDVRYTALAAEMERLAAEGKVISYVTIGDTPVYSTFNYLRDKLKAKNIDTKMIAGISAFSASANRMNLPLCEKDGSFCVVEMPDTDDELLELTRRFTSVVLMKVHKRLGVLVDFVRKNSLSEAYLFQRVTMEDEQIFDLLKETPEESAGYLSTAILKA, via the coding sequence ATGATTATTTACGGAATCGGTCTCGGACCCGGTGATCCGGAGCTTGTTACGGTCAAGGCTGTCAAAACCCTTGAAAAATCAGACATTGTCATAGTCCCCCAGTCCGACAAAACAGGGCGGAGCATAGCGGGCGACATAGTGAAAAACTATGTGCCGGAGGAGAAGATCCTCTGGTACTACTTCCCCATGACGGGCAACAAGGCGGATCTGGATGTACGCTATACAGCACTGGCAGCGGAGATGGAAAGGCTCGCGGCAGAAGGCAAAGTAATCAGCTACGTCACCATAGGCGATACTCCGGTTTACAGCACGTTCAATTACCTGCGTGATAAGCTCAAGGCAAAAAATATAGACACAAAAATGATAGCGGGAATCTCCGCGTTTTCAGCGTCAGCAAACAGGATGAACCTTCCCCTCTGCGAAAAGGACGGTTCATTCTGTGTGGTGGAAATGCCTGATACAGATGATGAACTCCTCGAACTTACCCGCCGTTTCACTTCTGTTGTGCTGATGAAGGTGCACAAAAGGCTCGGCGTTCTGGTTGATTTCGTGCGGAAAAACAGCCTCAGTGAGGCGTACCTTTTTCAGCGTGTGACAATGGAGGATGAACAGATCTTCGACCTGCTTAAGGAAACGCCGGAGGAATCGGCGGGTTATCTCTCAACGGCTATTTTAAAGGCTTAG
- the cbiB gene encoding adenosylcobinamide-phosphate synthase CbiB: MTQFISLNLVSAAIAFFLDDIFGDPRTGLHPVVLMGRINRFLEKYLYRSGFAGGMLLTVLSAMFWTGLGAALLYFAYGFHIYAFVLLNSVIIYTAVSAKSMKQHAMKVYEPLAGGDLPSARRELSMIVSRDTENMDGAAVVKSAVESVSENYTDGVLSPLFFSVFGGGAGALFFKAASTLDSMIGYRNEKYVSFGKFAARLDDVLNFIPARLSVVIIALSAPFCGMSMKNTLKTVLKYRLAHDSPNSAHSMSAFAGAMSLRLGGPVSYFGKVKDKPFIGEGTGEPEPERIKEAVRLFETAAVFAVALCVAVYFVLRYYGGCPLCA, translated from the coding sequence GTGACACAGTTCATCAGCCTGAACCTTGTTTCGGCGGCTATAGCCTTTTTTCTGGATGATATTTTCGGCGATCCGAGAACAGGGCTTCATCCGGTTGTTCTCATGGGCAGAATTAACAGATTTCTGGAAAAATATCTGTACCGCTCCGGCTTTGCCGGTGGGATGCTGCTGACAGTTTTGTCCGCCATGTTCTGGACAGGGCTTGGGGCTGCCCTGCTTTATTTTGCCTATGGTTTTCATATTTATGCGTTTGTCCTGTTAAACTCAGTGATCATATATACCGCTGTAAGTGCAAAATCAATGAAGCAGCACGCCATGAAGGTCTATGAGCCCCTTGCGGGGGGTGATCTGCCTTCTGCGAGGCGTGAGCTCTCCATGATAGTCAGCCGTGACACTGAGAATATGGACGGAGCGGCGGTTGTGAAATCCGCAGTGGAATCCGTGTCCGAGAATTATACTGACGGTGTGCTTTCGCCTCTTTTCTTTTCCGTTTTCGGCGGCGGGGCAGGAGCTCTGTTCTTCAAGGCTGCGAGTACGCTGGATTCGATGATTGGCTACAGAAATGAAAAGTATGTCAGCTTCGGCAAATTCGCCGCCCGTCTTGATGATGTGCTTAATTTCATTCCCGCCAGACTCTCCGTTGTGATAATCGCCTTGTCCGCCCCTTTCTGTGGTATGAGCATGAAAAATACTCTGAAAACTGTTCTGAAATACAGGCTTGCCCATGACAGTCCCAATTCGGCGCATTCCATGTCCGCATTTGCCGGAGCCATGAGCCTGCGTCTCGGCGGACCGGTGTCCTATTTCGGCAAGGTTAAGGACAAGCCGTTTATCGGGGAAGGAACAGGCGAACCGGAACCTGAGAGAATAAAAGAGGCGGTTAGGCTGTTTGAAACCGCCGCAGTCTTTGCCGTAGCGTTATGCGTTGCCGTTTATTTTGTGCTGCGGTATTACGGCGGGTGTCCTCTATGCGCATAG
- a CDS encoding DUF3325 domain-containing protein, with translation MLYGIISMILSFSGLAALALSLDRHWQQFRAGIPAAKDKIILRTAGWLLLAVSLVPCAAHWGTAIGLSAWFGAASVSGSVLVMLLSYAPAKKI, from the coding sequence ATGCTTTACGGAATAATCTCAATGATTCTGTCGTTCTCAGGTCTCGCAGCTCTTGCCCTGTCGCTGGACAGACACTGGCAGCAGTTCAGAGCCGGAATCCCCGCCGCAAAAGATAAAATAATACTACGAACAGCGGGATGGCTTCTTCTGGCAGTATCCCTTGTCCCATGCGCCGCTCACTGGGGCACGGCAATAGGATTAAGCGCCTGGTTCGGAGCGGCAAGTGTCTCGGGAAGCGTTCTCGTGATGCTTCTCTCGTACGCTCCGGCAAAAAAAATATAA
- a CDS encoding DUF3325 domain-containing protein — MLSGLITLALTFTGFTLIALSMDKHHAQIIGSEINPKLRPAFMFFGWVLLIVSAVPCVQQYKISIGLSAWFGCMSVSGSLLVLMLAYTPKKVFAGAAGAVPFAALIFLIQVFL; from the coding sequence ATGTTATCCGGACTTATAACCCTCGCCCTGACATTCACGGGCTTCACCCTCATAGCTCTCTCCATGGACAAACACCACGCGCAGATCATAGGGAGTGAAATTAACCCTAAACTCAGACCTGCCTTCATGTTTTTCGGCTGGGTGCTGCTTATTGTTTCCGCTGTTCCGTGCGTTCAGCAGTATAAAATATCCATCGGGCTCAGTGCATGGTTCGGCTGCATGAGTGTATCGGGCAGCCTGCTTGTGCTTATGCTGGCGTATACACCTAAAAAGGTTTTTGCGGGCGCGGCAGGGGCAGTTCCTTTTGCCGCCCTCATATTTCTGATACAGGTTTTTCTGTAG
- the cobU gene encoding bifunctional adenosylcobinamide kinase/adenosylcobinamide-phosphate guanylyltransferase encodes MITLITGGAGTGKTSYALNLAEKHAKKAYIATAEVTDGEMGLKIEKHRQERDETYTTYEEPLEIDEALTEAAEENDIIVLDCLTFWINNLLYYKKPAAEYTYRLINALKNAGKPVIIVTNEVSTGVVPADKLTREYVSLTAAANRKIADIADNVILMVAGQPLYVKGER; translated from the coding sequence ATGATCACACTCATAACAGGCGGGGCGGGAACGGGCAAAACATCCTATGCTCTGAACCTTGCGGAAAAGCATGCAAAAAAAGCCTATATCGCAACAGCGGAAGTGACTGACGGCGAAATGGGGCTCAAAATAGAGAAGCACAGACAGGAAAGAGACGAAACCTACACCACATATGAGGAGCCGCTGGAAATAGACGAGGCTCTCACCGAAGCGGCGGAAGAGAATGACATAATTGTTCTGGACTGTCTGACCTTCTGGATCAATAATCTTCTGTATTATAAAAAACCTGCGGCGGAATACACCTACAGGCTCATAAACGCACTGAAAAACGCGGGAAAGCCCGTTATTATAGTAACAAACGAGGTGAGCACTGGCGTTGTACCCGCAGATAAGCTCACGAGGGAATATGTCAGCCTCACTGCGGCTGCGAACAGGAAAATAGCAGACATTGCGGATAATGTAATACTCATGGTGGCAGGACAGCCGCTTTACGTTAAGGGGGAAAGATGA
- a CDS encoding aminotransferase class I/II-fold pyridoxal phosphate-dependent enzyme, with amino-acid sequence MKQGKHGGDIYKAAAELNVPLAEIRDYSGNVSHMQPQRLSGLNLPELLSVLPEPESCTLRKAYAASIGVSPENVCVTAGTTEAIEKICRLYSDKRANIAAPTYSDYEYFCRMYGISVKTHPVLAPADLCFICNPNNPTGGTTARAVLLEMIKTNPQTMFAVDESYMPFHVNEPDFTLKNHLTENLAVLRSFSKIFGVPGLRLGFVISGNEELIGRITGLMPPWNVNTAAQAAGMLLLNEDTSKTAAKTAKLKKAFLPELDKLGWIEPLESDVNFILCRLHGVTSADAFRKCFEQRVLIRDCANFTGLIGEHIRFSVRGDMQPLVDALGNVL; translated from the coding sequence GTGAAACAGGGAAAACACGGCGGAGACATATATAAAGCGGCGGCAGAACTGAATGTTCCGCTGGCAGAAATCAGAGACTACAGCGGAAACGTGAGTCACATGCAGCCGCAGCGCCTCAGCGGGCTTAATCTGCCTGAGCTTCTCTCCGTTCTGCCCGAGCCCGAATCATGCACCCTCAGAAAAGCCTATGCAGCTTCTATCGGCGTAAGCCCTGAAAATGTCTGCGTTACCGCCGGTACGACAGAAGCCATAGAGAAAATATGCCGCCTGTACTCAGACAAAAGGGCGAATATTGCAGCGCCAACATATTCCGATTACGAATATTTCTGCCGCATGTACGGAATAAGCGTTAAAACCCATCCTGTGCTTGCACCGGCGGATCTGTGTTTTATCTGCAATCCCAACAACCCCACAGGCGGGACAACTGCCCGTGCGGTGCTTCTTGAAATGATCAAAACCAACCCGCAGACTATGTTTGCAGTTGATGAATCCTACATGCCTTTTCACGTGAATGAGCCTGATTTCACGCTGAAAAACCATCTCACTGAGAACCTTGCCGTTCTGCGTTCGTTCTCCAAAATATTCGGCGTGCCCGGGCTGAGGCTCGGTTTTGTGATCTCCGGCAATGAAGAACTCATAGGCAGGATTACCGGACTTATGCCGCCATGGAATGTGAATACTGCCGCTCAGGCTGCGGGTATGCTTCTCTTGAATGAAGATACGTCAAAGACTGCCGCCAAGACAGCCAAGCTGAAAAAAGCTTTTCTCCCCGAGCTGGACAAGCTCGGGTGGATCGAACCCTTGGAATCGGACGTCAATTTCATACTCTGCCGTCTGCACGGAGTGACCTCTGCGGACGCTTTCCGTAAATGCTTTGAGCAGAGAGTGCTTATCCGTGACTGCGCTAATTTCACAGGGCTTATTGGTGAACACATACGCTTTTCCGTGCGCGGTGATATGCAGCCTCTGGTTGATGCTCTGGGGAATGTGCTGTGA